The Phyllostomus discolor isolate MPI-MPIP mPhyDis1 chromosome 4, mPhyDis1.pri.v3, whole genome shotgun sequence genome window below encodes:
- the LOC114495359 gene encoding transmembrane protein 217-like — translation MNGKMFCLLAGIFSILNTIQFLIFDLNEVTFLGYEEKCTIYMEIKPGLASWILNNRKHISVTLSIVTISLSCLLLYCTHKNKYRGLLCYALWIIFYELTSFCMVLLTNAMMREQFKELGYLHLIFQLSRMFLHFFCLPFIIKYVYMLYKDPKTSSKISRRRRSSVSTIDSWPVMMYRKIN, via the coding sequence ATGAATGGCAAGATGTTCTGCCTTTTGGCGGGCATCTTCTCTATCCTCAACACCATCCAGTTCCTCATCTTTGACTTGAACGAGGTTACATTCCTTGGCTACGAAGAGAAGTGCACCATCTACATGGAAATAAAGCCCGGTTTAGCCTCTTGGATCTTGAACAACAGAAAGCACATCAGCGTCACCCTGTCCATCGTCACCATCAGCCTCAGCTGCCTGCTCCTCTACTGCACGCACAAGAACAAGTACAGGGGGCTGCTGTGCTACGCCTTGTGGATCATCTTCTATGAGCTCACCAGCTTCTGCATGGTCCTGCTCACCAATGCGATGATGAGAGAGCAGTTCAAGGAGCTGGGTTACCTGCACTTGATCTTCCAACTCTCCCGTATGTTCCTGCACTTCTTCTGTCTGCCCTTTATCATCAAGTATGTGTACATGCTTTATAAGGACCCCAAGACTTCAAGCAAGATAAGCCGACGCAGGCGCTCATCCGTCAGTACAATCGACTCGTGGCCGGTAATGATGTACCGCAAGATAAATTGA